Proteins encoded within one genomic window of Methanothrix harundinacea 6Ac:
- a CDS encoding bifunctional acetyl-CoA hydrolase/transferase family protein/GNAT family N-acetyltransferase, whose translation MGSLVRVDGDRWKRRFPEKFVPMEEIFGVLRSGARIFVGTACGEPQALVRGLLDHLRASSTELFDLEILSIYGLGSAPYAEEGLKESLRINSFAIGEAARDSVNDGSADYTPVFLSAVPDLIRQEVIPIDLALVQTSLPDKAGNVSLGISVDAVLAAVEGSKIVAAQANPRMPYVLGDGIVSLRDLDYVVVHDEPLLEHHWPLPEGVVKRIGENVARIVEDGATLQVGFGGLPDAVLSHLSEKRHLGLHSDLFTDGAAELLRSGAIDNSRKSIDPGVAVASFAVGRRETYDLLDKNPAVLFRPIDRTASLAVIASMRNLTAINTALEIDLTGQATAESLGGRFYSGVGAEAEFMRGAALAPGGRSILALPSLSPDGRASRIVPRLAPGASATFHRGDVQYVVTEYGIANLRGRSVRERAMSLIGISHPMFRPRLMEAARELSLVYRDQIYRSSDYPEDLEAWKVTRSGLWIFLRPVKISDEPLVKEFFYSLSDKTLYRRFASARREMHHSRIQDFVAVDYSRDMVILALLLRGEREVVIGIGQYSRGGRGELAELAVVVRDDYQRRGVGTLLHTYLTDIAKRRGLVGFTAEVLEDNLPALKLIKKMGFERVAVDGGAEEMRIVFDGAGGR comes from the coding sequence ATGGGATCATTGGTCCGCGTCGACGGGGATAGGTGGAAGAGGCGGTTTCCCGAGAAGTTCGTCCCGATGGAGGAGATATTCGGGGTCCTCCGGTCCGGGGCCAGGATCTTCGTCGGGACGGCCTGCGGAGAGCCCCAGGCCCTGGTCCGGGGGCTTTTGGACCACCTCCGGGCCTCCTCGACGGAGCTCTTCGACCTAGAGATTCTATCGATATACGGCCTCGGATCGGCCCCCTATGCCGAGGAGGGGTTGAAAGAGAGCCTCCGGATCAACTCTTTCGCCATCGGAGAGGCGGCGAGGGATTCCGTCAACGACGGCTCGGCGGACTACACCCCTGTTTTCCTCTCCGCCGTCCCGGACCTGATCCGCCAGGAGGTGATCCCCATCGACCTCGCCCTCGTCCAGACCTCCCTCCCCGACAAAGCCGGGAACGTCAGCCTCGGGATCAGCGTCGACGCCGTCCTGGCCGCCGTGGAGGGGTCGAAGATCGTGGCAGCCCAGGCGAACCCCCGGATGCCCTACGTCCTCGGCGACGGGATCGTAAGCCTCCGGGACCTCGACTACGTCGTCGTTCACGACGAGCCCCTCCTCGAGCACCATTGGCCCCTCCCGGAGGGGGTGGTGAAGAGGATAGGTGAGAACGTCGCCCGGATCGTCGAGGACGGGGCCACCCTCCAGGTGGGCTTCGGGGGGCTGCCCGATGCCGTCCTCTCTCATCTATCGGAGAAGAGGCACCTGGGGCTCCACAGCGACCTCTTCACCGATGGGGCGGCGGAGCTATTGAGGTCGGGGGCGATCGACAACAGCAGAAAGAGCATCGACCCCGGCGTGGCCGTCGCCTCTTTCGCCGTCGGGAGGAGGGAGACCTATGACCTCCTCGATAAAAATCCCGCCGTCCTCTTCAGGCCCATCGACCGGACGGCGAGCCTTGCCGTCATCGCGAGCATGAGGAATTTGACGGCGATAAACACCGCTCTCGAGATCGACCTCACCGGCCAGGCCACCGCCGAGTCCCTGGGGGGGAGGTTTTATTCTGGCGTCGGCGCCGAGGCGGAGTTCATGCGGGGGGCGGCCCTCGCCCCCGGAGGAAGGTCGATCCTCGCCCTCCCCTCCCTCTCCCCCGACGGCAGGGCGAGCCGGATCGTCCCCCGCCTCGCCCCGGGGGCGAGCGCCACCTTCCACCGGGGAGACGTCCAGTACGTGGTGACCGAGTACGGCATCGCCAACCTCCGGGGAAGGAGCGTGAGGGAGAGGGCGATGAGCCTGATCGGCATATCCCATCCGATGTTCAGGCCCCGGCTTATGGAAGCGGCCCGGGAGCTCTCCCTCGTCTATCGGGACCAGATATATCGCTCCTCCGACTACCCCGAGGATCTGGAGGCGTGGAAGGTGACGAGGTCGGGGCTTTGGATCTTCCTCAGGCCCGTCAAGATCAGCGATGAGCCTCTAGTCAAGGAGTTCTTCTACTCCCTATCCGATAAGACCCTTTATCGGAGGTTCGCCTCGGCGAGGAGGGAGATGCACCACTCCCGGATCCAGGATTTCGTGGCGGTGGACTACTCCAGGGATATGGTGATCCTCGCCCTCCTCCTCCGGGGAGAGAGGGAGGTAGTCATCGGCATAGGCCAGTACAGCAGGGGCGGTAGGGGGGAGCTCGCTGAGCTGGCGGTGGTGGTCAGAGACGACTACCAGCGCCGGGGGGTGGGGACGCTCCTCCACACCTACTTGACGGATATCGCCAAGAGGAGGGGCCTAGTCGGGTTCACCGCTGAGGTGCTGGAGGATAACCTCCCGGCTCTGAAGCTGATAAAGAAGATGGGCTTTGAGAGGGTGGCGGTGGACGGCGGGGCCGAGGAGATGAGGATCGTCTTCGATGGGGCGGGAGGTCGATGA
- a CDS encoding acetoin utilization protein AcuC, translating into MIYLYYTDQFQRYDFGPEHPLSPIRVSLAHKLIEDSGLIDERTRVLRPEPATEEELSLVHTLEYLEAVREEAPDLAFGLGSDDTPVFPGIFEASCSMAGGSIEAAKKILEEDCAAFNLAGGLHHAFPTQAAGFCVFNDAALAISVLKRRFSRVLYIDIDAHHGDGVQQIFYEDPEVLTFSIHESGKYLFPGTGFVDEAGAGPGLGYSVNVPMPMNAGDRDFLLAFEEVGPKLFDWFRPEAVVAQLGVDTHYSDPLTSLNVTLRGYVAAVRRIVDLTNRYAKGRLLALGGGGYNLAVVPTAWTSALAIMRGEPVPEYLPPYWVELFSNVVGYVPLSYPDLEVSPGIETQKRVSAELAETLEELTRVHSKIHPGLL; encoded by the coding sequence ATGATATACCTTTATTACACCGACCAGTTCCAAAGATACGACTTCGGCCCGGAGCACCCCCTGAGCCCCATCAGGGTGAGCCTTGCCCATAAGCTGATCGAGGATTCGGGGCTGATCGACGAGAGGACTCGGGTATTGAGGCCGGAACCCGCCACCGAGGAGGAGCTATCCCTCGTCCACACCCTGGAGTACCTCGAGGCGGTGAGGGAAGAGGCGCCGGACCTGGCCTTCGGCCTCGGGAGCGACGATACCCCCGTATTTCCCGGGATCTTCGAGGCGTCATGCTCCATGGCAGGCGGGAGCATCGAGGCGGCAAAGAAGATCCTGGAGGAGGACTGCGCCGCCTTCAACCTCGCCGGCGGCCTCCATCACGCCTTCCCCACCCAGGCTGCGGGCTTCTGCGTCTTCAACGACGCCGCCCTCGCCATCTCGGTCCTGAAGAGGAGGTTCTCCCGGGTCCTCTACATCGACATCGACGCCCATCACGGCGACGGGGTCCAGCAGATCTTCTACGAGGACCCGGAGGTTCTGACCTTCTCGATCCACGAGTCCGGCAAATACCTATTTCCTGGGACGGGCTTCGTCGACGAGGCGGGGGCGGGGCCGGGGCTCGGCTACTCCGTCAACGTCCCAATGCCGATGAACGCCGGCGACCGGGACTTCCTTCTGGCCTTCGAGGAGGTGGGACCCAAGCTCTTCGACTGGTTCCGGCCGGAGGCGGTGGTGGCCCAGCTGGGGGTGGACACCCACTACTCCGACCCCCTGACGAGCCTCAACGTCACCCTCCGGGGGTACGTCGCCGCCGTCCGCCGGATCGTCGATCTTACCAATAGGTACGCGAAAGGGAGACTTCTGGCCCTCGGCGGCGGGGGGTACAACCTGGCGGTGGTCCCGACCGCCTGGACCTCTGCCCTGGCCATTATGAGGGGCGAGCCGGTCCCCGAGTATCTCCCGCCCTACTGGGTGGAGCTCTTTTCCAACGTCGTCGGCTACGTCCCCCTCTCCTATCCGGACCTGGAGGTGAGCCCCGGCATAGAGACCCAGAAGAGGGTCTCCGCCGAGCTCGCCGAGACCCTGGAGGAGCTGACGAGGGTCCACTCGAAGATCCACCCCGGCCTCCTCTGA
- a CDS encoding OB-fold nucleic acid binding domain-containing protein — MQKEEKVVVVLLLMALGSLAAASWGLGDFDPAPEKVAIVAEGTAASVQRTEGGHLIIRLYSSQMPIFVSQDSGADLLAGRIARGDRIRAKGEIAWYEGRREIAVQGAADVEVL, encoded by the coding sequence ATGCAGAAGGAGGAGAAGGTGGTGGTGGTGCTGCTATTGATGGCCCTCGGATCCCTCGCCGCCGCCTCCTGGGGGCTCGGGGACTTCGATCCCGCCCCCGAGAAGGTGGCCATCGTCGCCGAGGGGACGGCAGCCTCGGTCCAGAGGACCGAAGGCGGCCACCTCATAATCAGGCTCTACTCCTCCCAGATGCCGATATTCGTGAGCCAGGACTCCGGCGCCGATCTCTTGGCAGGAAGGATCGCCAGAGGAGACCGCATCCGGGCGAAGGGGGAGATCGCCTGGTATGAGGGACGCCGGGAGATCGCGGTCCAGGGGGCCGCGGACGTGGAGGTCCTCTGA
- the fpoO gene encoding F420H2 dehydrogenase subunit FpoO, which translates to MADCELCGLAKPTLVPVKVQVHTLANPEGAYKGLCQDCLASCEAAYQQHFGEKKEAKK; encoded by the coding sequence ATGGCAGATTGTGAACTTTGTGGACTTGCTAAGCCAACCCTGGTGCCGGTGAAAGTTCAGGTGCATACCCTCGCAAACCCCGAAGGGGCGTACAAGGGGCTCTGTCAGGACTGCCTCGCCTCCTGCGAGGCGGCCTATCAGCAGCACTTCGGCGAGAAGAAAGAGGCGAAGAAGTAA